Within Diospyros lotus cultivar Yz01 chromosome 15, ASM1463336v1, whole genome shotgun sequence, the genomic segment taAACAAGGAGGTGGTGATTCTTTTGTAAAAGAAGGGTTCcgtaattttaaaaagaaatatagatTTCAAGTTCATATTAAAGATGTCAATAGTACAcacaatcaaattcaaaataactatgatcaataacaaaatattaagataGTTTTCTTCAAATAGTTAAAACAAACACGATATGATTATCAAATTCGTTTGAATacatcaattgattgtgttcgATTTCTTCTACAATAAAGACTAGTCTTTCGTGATCATAATgagtttgaaaattcaaataatcaagataactttcttgaataattgtaatttataGTATGAAATTCGTAAAGAATAATTGTAAgacaaattatattttaatattattattattttattttttaaattatattttattgtatttaagtTTATCCCCAAATTAAAATCCTGATTCCACCCCTCCCATCATCATGGTGCTGCTGCTGCTCTCCCTAGCTCCCTAATGGAGCCAACACTTCCCAACTTTATTCTTCTATTTGTTGCTGTTTCTTCTTCGAAGTATTCCACTTCTACTcccacttctttttctttttccatttttttaattttttgcgtTGACGTAAGAACACGAAGGTGGCTGACTACGCATGGGGAGAGACGTAATCCAACATGTTTATTCATCACTTTATGATCTTTTCATCGATCCAAGATGGTTTTTGAAATCAAACTCTCGATGAACCATTGTTATTAACAGTATCATCATCATTAACCCTCTTCTCTTGCTCATATCTGACTGCAtgtctttcttttaattttgtgtctacggttatatatatatatatatatatatatatgctttgaaTATTTGgcataattatatttctaggCATTAATTAGATTATGTACGTGATTTTGGGTCAGTTTGTCTTAACTAATtcttttttcagaaaaatattttacattaaattataaaactgaatttttgggaaattttagaaatttattatctttttttttgagaaattaaactaAGATCTCACTATTGGTTGCTCCTTGTAGAAGTCAGTCTTGGTCTTCGATAAGTGGGTCTGCCTGCCTTATCTCtccaaataaaaatgaattagcTAGTTGCTACTTgtgatgattaatttagttgatTGATGCGATGTCACACTTTATCATtctactttttattattttgttttataattaGAGCTTTGTTTATGAAACGGGGAAGGGAAGGGGGATGAGGGTTGAGTTCAATGAATTCAGCCATAGTTAGGTTAAAGAGAGGAGGGGAAAattaaaggaaacaaaaagagagagagggaactAATTAATAGTGAAttatttatgtgatttattAAAGGTTCTTTTAAagtgttaaaattaaatttttaattgtaagaGTACTTATTGGTTGTGAATCAAGGATGGGGCAATTCCTTGAATTAGGCTTCATTTAAAGGGTTTTTTtctgtaattaatttatctgaattataaatattttttaattttagaaaaataaatttaaatttttccttaaatttttattagtagttaatttaattatattgtcATATCgtgtttttgtttaatttatccttaaatttttaattttattatattttcaagatttaTCACTGTCCATTCTCTTATCATGATAAactaatatttaatttcttttgtaaaaattttaaaataagcataaaaataaatatatatgtataaatttaatttttttttaggacaAAGGGAAAGATGGGACGAGGGATGTAGTATCCCTTTGACTCGATCATAAGGGTCTCTTATTGTTAAAGAATATAAAGTTTAAGCTATTCTAGAAGATGATCCCATCACCTTTAACGTCATCAACATTCATAGTAGTGACTCCCTCATCTACCATTGCAAAAACGGTCTACTTCTTGCAAGTTAGTTAATTTAGGGTATAAATTCAATCTCGTGCATGACCTAAAAAAATTAGCAAGAAAAACCTTCTTACTAACAATTAATATTGGCCAGCGCCACCTTTTAGTAGCATAAATAAaactcttttaaaattttattaaaataaatatataaatgagattatttaaaatttaataaaatttatatatctaaacCTTAAATCCTAAATTATTTACATCCCTAAACGTGTCCCGGACGTAGGTGCATGGTTTCCACgaaattcatttatttgtaCTGAGCCGTGAATAACGTTCCATATATATCCAGAGACAGCTTGATTTTGATGGGGCATGCAACTGATCATTGATCTATTAATATTTGTTCGAAGTCAAGCAAATCGATGTGTTTTGCCGGGATCACCGGCTTTTTCTTAACCGTGGGCCATTGGCCTTAGGGAAGCTCTTCAACGGTTAATTGGGAGGGACATTGACATTTAACACAATGAGTCCCGGCCactcaatatatattaaatatcaacttttaatttattaacagttAAAAGATTATtgacaattattaattatatatctttctctctttgaataTATACAGCTAGGATAAAATGGTTTGGATCGAGTTTTCAACCGAATGATTCTTTTCAAATATACTATGACTTTGTTTGGTATGACTTATAGGGGAGTTAAGCTTAGGGTTATGaacttttcataattaattaaaaacaatttttaaaaattgtaccaaataatttaaatctttttattattatcaacaGGGGATACTAACTAACTGATGGATTCCAGATATTCTTTTcagatattaatataatataaataaataatatataattataatataaaaaataaataaaaccctaattaaaGTTGCTTTCAACTGGGAGAATGATCAATCTGGTCGCTCTCAAACAACAACTGAATAACAGAACTTATTAACTGATGGATTCCATCAGGACAAAACACTTTGTAACtaattttgatcaaattttaaagttaacAAAACACCCTCtaaatgtataatattttgGCTAGGGTTTGTCCCCCAAAAGTAGAAATTTCAGTTGGCTAGCTAGCAAGGCCACTGAGACAGAGGCGTCATTATTAGggaaaaattcataaatagtccaaaagaaatttagaaaattatttttaataactttCTAGTAAAAAAACGTTTTTCACAGAAAATggattaaaaatgaatttactGTTTATAAAGTGGTTAGTTTGTGCAATTTTCACTCATTATTATTTCCTAGTGACTTTCTTGCGCCATTCCTCTCTCCAATTATCAACATTTTGAAATTTCGaccatattttaattaaatgtacGTACGTGGGCTCGTTTTGAATTGAGGTACAAAAAATGAGTTAATCAGAGCTAAGTTAGAGTGAATTAAAACAGAGTGGAGTTAACCAGAGGTGAGTTagattgaattaaataaaattatttgataagtatattgagtttaaatttttagaaaataaaaacattttattaaGTAATGAAGCCACAAAGACCAcaagttgagttgagttgatttttgttattaattaaatattattacatcATATTATGATCGATAGAAAGTAATATAATTGTTGTATAGCCTTGTATAtgttaatacaaaataattataatattatattaatgttataattataatatttatattaattccATAATagattaatattaatgttaatactatattagattataatataatataacactattattatattaaattgtataataataaaaataaaaaatattattattaaaattataatattaataataatataattaaattagaagaGTTCAACTTACCTCAACCTCATCAAACTCATGAAGCGATGTTTATTACAAAAGCAAAGTCACCCCCTAAGCCAAACTTGAGAATGAAtagtattaaaattttatttcatcattttcttagTGAGTCTTCTTGtgtcaagaatatatatataatgcctgtcatataattttatattattaatataatattagaaattagttataattataaatgtcatttccaaattttttaataaaaaaatgtcaggagatgaattttcaatccagataaatagcattattcttataaatttgataagataaaataggattgtaatgataataataatgataagtTGATAATTTTCTATAGAGAATTTGCTCCCATTATTCAATATTTACTTTTGAGCTCacaaaaatttgaaccttagtaactaaaaatatttgtaatttaatgGATGACTACTTACAAtagatatttataattaaataaataataaaaaaaattctatggAGAGGCATCCGGCACATCCTGTGTTGGTTGGTGGCACACTTGAAGAAACAACCCGACCCGATCCGACAGTTGGCTCCGGCAGATACCATCGGGCAACAGGCAAAAGGATGTCTTCTTATGTGCGTGTTGACGCGACGAATGAAAGATGGGGGTTTGAAAAAACCAACTATTGACTTGACTCTTTTAGAATGTTTTGAGGATAAATGACTGAGAATGCAAcacacaagagagagagagagagagagagagagagagagtgtgtgtttTGAGGATAAATGACTGAAAATGCAATgcacgcgagagagagagagagagagagagagagagagaaaatgcaTGAAAGTGCGCGTTGCTTTGCTTTTTTTAAGCCTTTAGGCACGTGCTTTTTCAGCTGTTTCTGTGAATTTTCTATTATTCTCTGCGACTGAGGTCAACTTCCCATTCAAAGTCGAGCATTAGCCACCGGAATTGCGGCTGTGCCCGAAGCTCCATTAATTTCAAAGTCAAGCATCTATTACTATTAGTTTAATAGTACTAAAGCACAGATGCAAaacaaataaatctaacattaaattacagaaaaattcTGTATATGACCAGAACTAAATGTAATAACCAATAATTTTCAAGGCCTATTTTGTCAATAAACTAAGAATAGAATGTAATGCCCGAGAATTTTCAAGACTTATTTTGCCACTAAATCAAGACTTATATTAACCAACAAGTGTATTCAATTGAACTGTATTAATAAAAGGTTTAGGTTGAGGCCCTTTCTATCCAATTGTTTTAGGTTGAGTACCTTTCCATTTATATTTCATGATATTGTGTTtccatttatattttgtaaGAGAAACCATATTTCACCGTTAATTAACtaccaaaatcatcatcatatttCCAAAAAGGGTTGGAACTTGGAAATGGGTCGTTGCTGAAATTCAGTTTAGGTTTCTgaacttcttttttcttcttctgtttcACCTTTGAATCGATTTTATACCACTCGCATCTAGCTGCAATGAATGAATAATTAGAtttaaaaacacacacacacacacagaacaGAATAATTAGGTATTGATTTTCATTTCTTCCAACCCCCGCCGCCCTCCCACAGTGGACAGCATGTTTTCTACAGGGAGCCTGCTAGAAGAGAATGGCAAAATCTACAATTCACGAAGCATTACTCGaacgtgaaaaaaaaaataaaacaaaattgacaaaattgatCTATGAAaatgattaaaactaaaaatacaaGCTCCCTAGTACAATAGTATGATCATCATGCCTGGGATGAAATGGCCGGAGCTTCCCCAAAAGAAGCCCCCTTCACTTTCTTATATGCAACAACCCCTTTCCCTTTGGACTTGCTTGATTTCCTCTTCTTTGAAGAAGAGGCCACCCTCTCTCTTAGCTCATCGCCATTTTGCTTGTGCTCCTCCTCATCGCCTGTTGCTGTTTCTGCATCCTCAGTCTTCAACTGCACTGAAGCAGCTGCTTTTGTCGCTGCCGCTGCTTTTTCATCCATTTCGGGTTCAATAACCGACATCCCCATCAAAGTGTAGTCCAGCAAGAATGTGCTTCTCTCCAGCCTCTCTAACCTGCTGAAATGCCTCTGGGAATACGGGATGAGACCTTCAAGCAGTTCGCCAATCCCTCGAACCTGAAACAACACCACAAAACACAGGGTAAGTAAATGTGCATTTGTGAAGTTGGTTTAATTCTGAACTCACCAAAAGCAGCTGGCTACAAACTTAAGAGTGCATAAGTATAGATGAGACATTTCACTCTTAACCACATCGTCTCCGTTTGAACTTCTAATCTTACTGGATGTCCCAGAAAGGATCGATTCTTTCAACTTCTAAACCAAACTAATACCAAAGGGATGAATGGGCCTTGTTGCCAACTGATTAACTTGATCGTCCACATGCCTCCAAACAAAAAGAGATCCAAATAATTGAACTAGGAACACAAACGCATGCAAGAGGACATAAATGTACATGGTTCAGCAATTCCAAGCCTATTTCCACGGATGAGCAACAATTCCACTATGATCATGGCGAAATTATGTCAGGTGGAGATGAAAAGTATTCCTAGCCGCTACCCTCCAAGTCTCAAACCTTTCTCATGAGTCTCAATACAATCTAACTCATAGAGCCCTACAACTTAACTTTCTTGTgcatagtaataaaatttcttgATAATCCACTACTACTaatatctttagaagattatgGCCTACACTATTACCAACCACATAGGCAGTAAGCAAACAGTTGATGCGGCAACTTCCCATTTAATAATCCATtactttctaatatttttacaaGCCAGAGcaagaatatgaaaaataacaccACCTCAAGAATCTCAGTTGGCGGCAGGATATTAAAAACTCGGAAAAGCACACACTGAGCAACGTGGCAAAGCTTTGGCTTTGTATTCCATTCTCGGATATATTCAAAAACCAGACGAAATTCTTCTTTGCCAAGACCATGAAGCGCTTTATCTATCTGAATTTCAGCATCCCTCTTCCTGCAGGGAACTCAAATCAATGTACTGGCATGGAGACCAGACAGAAATGACGAGATGATAGCAAACCTGCACAGTTCGGCAAATAACTCAAAAAGTTTATGAGGTCTGCGAAGCTCCAAGGCAATCTGAATTGCTTTAGTGTAGTCAGCATCTGAAACAGCATTTTCTAGTTCTTGACCTCTCAAAACTCCCTCCTCCTGCATGACCAACAAATCAATTGGAGGCAGCTCGCTCCATTTCAGGTTTTTCATTTCAGGTAGTATGCAGCTGACTTAGAAACAAACACTGTAAGTATATTCATACACGCAGAATGGCAGATAAAATGTTCAACAGAAAACACATTCACCATAGCTACTTACAACAAGGCACAAGCAGAAGATAAAGTTCAGCAGGCAATTAACACGATTTCGACAACAACAATGAAGGGTTAACATACCAAAATAAGGAGAAACtttcataaataataacatcaaaggttatatatatttttgactGGAATTTAAATGTGATATAAATTTTGCAGTCATTCAGATTAGCAATAGTTTCTTTGTACACCAGGCGTGGAAAATACTGATAAATCAGTAAACGAGTAACTGAAATGACTCACTTCCTTATGAAAAGCTTCCTCTTTGTCAGAAGCAGTAGAATCATGCCACAAATTGATAACTGCATCACTGCCACCAGTTGCAAGAATTTCTGTCTTCTTGCCAACGGCCAAGGCCCAAACCTAACAGAATGTCTAGTCAGTGAAACGAGATGATGATAAAATTCAACAAGCCATTAATATAGAGGTATTTCTTTTTCACTGTAAGAAAGCAAAAGTAAAAATGATTATATAGATGAACTACAAGGTCATCAGTTCATTACGAGAAATGGCATGAAAAAGTATCACATATTTAAGATTTAACAGGGAAAAGAAGTATCGCATGCTTGCATTTAAACATTTGTGAAACATAATAATTCATTTATCAGGACAAAATATGAGATGGCTAGTTTTACAGAGAAATCATACAAAATATTAAGACGAgctttaaataattgaaaacccTGCAAAAATATGCATTGACAGAAGTGCACGTGCACACTGAGTTGTTGAAGCGTACATCAAAATTTGGGTACCCATTAAACTAGTTGTGCCTCTAGTTGGACAAGGTAAAGATACTCAGTCAATTTGGAACATGTACATTTATCATATTTCTTTCCACCtgttttctttgatttgttAGGTAATATTTCTTTAGTGCCACAGCAAAGGTTTCCAATTTCTGTACAAGAGGGTACTGCTCAACACAGTAACAACTGAACCATGCagtaaatacaaataaaaaaaccaaaTGGACAAAGATTAGGAATCCAAATCCTAGCTTTTTGTCATGCATCATCACAGGAAGTTTATATTGACCTGTACAAAAATTAGACAGAGTGACCATATATCTCCAACAAAAGTATTGACTTTCGATAtgcataaaattataaaaaagaataaagaacaaTATCTGCTTTCTACTAATAAAAGTTGGGAAAATAGTTCAGAACCTTGTCCGAATGTTGATCATAAGTTGCAATACATTCATTAGTCTTAACGGTCCATAGTTTCATCAAACCATCAGCACCTGAAAATGAatgtcaatttttattttgcttttaGTTTTTGGTGTTAAGAAAAGCATAATTAAGCATCAATATAGTAAAAAAGACAGATCATGCAATAGCAGGCTGGAATACCACACGAAACAAATTGGGTCCCTCGGGTAAGGAATGATGCTCTAAATACACTTGAGGTATGCCCTTCAAATGTTTTTAAACAGGAACCATCAGATATAGCCCATATCTTTATTGTTTTATCTCCAGAAGCTGTTATAACACATTGATCAACTGGAGAAAACTCTACAGACCAAATCCCTCTCTTGTGACCCCGTAGCACCACCACAGATACAAGGTCAGGAAGCCTCCATACACTGGCAGTTCGGTCCTgatttcagagagagagagagagaataaatatTTGTGGAGCAACTTTGGCAAATTTTTTACCAATTAGACCTCAAGAAATATATTCCTTCTCTATCTGCAGTCTTTTTCTCAGTAAATGATCATAGaatcacaaaaaattagaaCAATGTTAATAAATGCATCGGAGATTTACTGACCTGAGAACCGCTGCAGACAAGACTATCATTTGGTGCAATGGCCAGAGAATTTATATCCTTATCATGTGCTGCTACAACTGCCTTTGCTTTCATAGATTGTTCCATGTCATCAGAGAGAGCATCCAAACTCCAGACCTTCAGGGTACAATCACTAAACAAGAGAATAATGGGAACCATAACTCAGACAAACATGAAATAATATTCCATCAACATAATGAGGGACAAGGAAGGTAACTCGTCCATTTCAGTAAAATATTATGGCAATGTGATCACACATCTAAATGGAGGTGCACAAGACATGGAAGCAATGAAATTCAAAATGCATACGAGCAGCTAACCCTGATAGATCAACTTAATCAGTAACTcttaaaatgatatatatatatatatatatttatatgagaACCAATAGTAGCTTCATTTATTCTGGAGTAGTACAAAAGACCATGACAATTCACGGTCACATATAGAAATCCTAAACATGCTTCAACAGAAAGGATTATCCTTCCAAAAATATAGACAGTTACCCAAGATCTCACCTACTGCCACTAACAAAAAAGTTTCGTCGCTTCTTTGAAAAAGCAACAGCTCCAACAGCACCCATATGACCTATGCCAACTCCGAGGCAACGGGTGCTCTCAGCTTCCCATAACCTAACCTAcaaataaaattgtaatataAATGCAGGCAAAAACACATGACATAGTAAGTAGATATCCACAGGACCtattaaaatgaatatacaTTTTCCAATAGAAACCATATTAGGGTTCAGTACTTCGATCCCCTAAAATAACTACAGCAGAAACAAAGCTTGATACCcagatattattataatgaaagcTATCAAATTGCTTTTGAAATGATTAGGAAGCAAATCTTTTCCCAATTATCAGAAAGAAGACAATATTCACCACCTGGGTAAAAACTGGAAATTAACTTACATTGTTGTCCTTGCTTCCAGTTACAATAAGTGTTGTTCCAGAATTTGATACACAGGTATCGAGGCATAAAACTATGTCTGTGTGACCTCCCAACACATAAGAACACGACATTGAATCAAGGTCATAAACTCGAACCTGCATGAGAAAAACTTAGGTAAAGAATAAAGACTGCATTTCAGACTAAAATGCGTGTTTCTTACAGAAAAACAGGCACTAAAATTTGTAAGCCATAAAATCTAACATGTGATATTGTAATACAAAAATGAGTTTATGGCCATCACATGCACTCCTTGGTCATCATGTCAATTGGAAGCAGCAATTATAACATGCATTTATTAACggtaattaacaaaaataattggaAGAGAAGGTCACAATCTCGAGAGCATTGTTGTTGTTAGTTCAAAAAGGTAATACTTTTCTGTTAGGGGTTCTAACAGAGGAGTGACCTGGAAATTCTAAATCATTCCTCCATGCAAAGCCtggaattaataatttaagcaGAGTTCATGTTGACAATAATGTCAACATAAGACTGCAAGGGAGCTCAGTTTAACATAAAGACTAAAAGGTCAAGGTCATGCTCATATCCTGTCCTAAAGAAATCAGTGAGCAAACGTGTCCAATAACAAAAGGAAGCTAATAAGAGCCGCGTCGCTTACAAAGATTGGTAGTTAAAAATGTTTCGATGGAAAAGGAACATGGCCACCAAAATGAAGCAAGCAATGACTGGATCTGTTCACAGGCACCCAAAGGTTTCCTCCAGTTTCTTCCCAGTGAGTTTTACTCCTCCAAGCCACAATTCATCTACATCTTAAAGCTGCACTACAGCATTCAATTACGTTCTAGCTGACTATATACCTTACAATGTAGATAACCATAGACTTGGAGGTTATAAAAACTGAAGATCCTGTCCCTATACCTTACCATATttgagagtaaaaaaaaaagaaagaaactataAAGCGAAAGTAGATACTAATCTTGCAACAAATCCCAAGCTAAATACTTCCAAGTTAATTGGCTTTAGGTGAAAAGCTGACTGAAGTAAATGAGCCACATGCTTTAGAATAGTGCACCTAGAAATTAACCATAGCAAGTCCAAGATTTAACTAATAATGCAACTTAAAGAAGGAAGAACTCAAAATTAACTAGCCTGATTCAGAAATGGCACGTGAAGGTATAAAAACTTTTCTAGCAACAGAACAGTGAGCAACTTGCCTGTTCAACACTTGTAGCAACAGCGAGAAATTGCTCATCCTCACCCAGAAACTTCATATCCACAATCTCTTCATTGTAACCCACTAGCCTTTTTCTCACAGTTAATTTCAAACAACCTTCAGGACATTCCGTCAGGGAATAGAAAAGAAACTGCTGGTCGGCCGTGACACAGAGCAATCCTTGATCTAAGGGCAACATTACAGCAGCAGTGAAGCCTCTCTTGGAGTCCTCCTCATCAGAGTTGATGGTAAAATCGGCAGTCTGCTGCTCAAAAAGACAAACTGCTCTGTTGCAAATGAAAGCAAACACATTAACCAACCAAAAACCACTTAAGCCTACTAGAGAAAAGAATCCAAGATTCAAGTAGAGAGGTATTCCAAATAGTGAGAAGTACTCATGTTGGAGCACCATACCCTTCTGAGTTCCATATTCGCACAACCCCACGATCACCAGCTGTtatgaaataaattgattgcgaACCTCTTTTCCGCCCAAGCTGCTGTTTGTACAAATCCAGACATGAAGCAAATGGGGATGCCGATCGGACTATACACACTGCTTCAAGCACTTCATATGTTGGTACAGTGATCTTGCAGCCATAGTCATGAAGGTCCCACAagtttacaacctgaaataatCTACATGTCATATTCTGTCTGACATTACCAAAAGTGTCAAGTGTCCCCACGTAAGAAAAGTGAAATCAGGCAGAGCttacatacataataaatttcaagacaatttctaaaatttattgtaAATAAGAATAATGAACACATGATAAAATGTGAAAGATCTTGCTTTTTGCTTGGCaatgagaaaaaaaagtaaCAGTTTATATGAGCCAAAAAATGCATATACCATATTGACAAGAATCCTGAGTGCAACAATTCTATAAGAACATAAAAACTACAGATGACGAATTAAAGTGGCAAAGAATGACGAGAACCCATCCAGCCTCAACAACACAAAACTATTAGCTTACATTACAATTTGTTCTTCTTACTTTCAGTTttcatcatatttatatattccaAATTACATTTACCTGGATTTGAAAGCCTTAAAAAGTATCATGAAGCACAAGAGTCAGATAAAAATTGTACGTCATCCCTTTTATTTGATAAGTAGAACACAAAAACCTTAATTTCTATCTTTACATTAAT encodes:
- the LOC127792099 gene encoding protein TORMOZ EMBRYO DEFECTIVE isoform X2 — its product is MASVSLKKNYRCFKSLQQFYSGGPFAVSSDGSFLVCACNDTIKIVDSSNYSIKATIEGDSEPVTALSLSPGDNFIFSSSHSRQIRVWDVFSLKCLRSWKGHEGPVMAMACHPSGGLLATAGSDSKVLVWDVDGGFCTHFFKGHKGVVNSIIFHPDPTRLMLFSGGDDGTVRVWDLTTKKCTATLDKHFSAVTSITVSEDGWTLLTAGRDKVVNLWDLHDYGCKITVPTYEVLEAVCIVRSASPFASCLDLYKQQLGRKRGSQSIYFITAGDRGVVRIWNSEGAVCLFEQQTADFTINSDEEDSKRGFTAAVMLPLDQGLLCVTADQQFLFYSLTECPEGCLKLTVRKRLVGYNEEIVDMKFLGEDEQFLAVATSVEQVRVYDLDSMSCSYVLGGHTDIVLCLDTCVSNSGTTLIVTGSKDNNVRLWEAESTRCLGVGIGHMGAVGAVAFSKKRRNFFVSGSSDCTLKVWSLDALSDDMEQSMKAKAVVAAHDKDINSLAIAPNDSLVCSGSQDRTASVWRLPDLVSVVVLRGHKRGIWSVEFSPVDQCVITASGDKTIKIWAISDGSCLKTFEGHTSSVFRASFLTRGTQFVSCGADGLMKLWTVKTNECIATYDQHSDKVWALAVGKKTEILATGGSDAVINLWHDSTASDKEEAFHKEEEGVLRGQELENAVSDADYTKAIQIALELRRPHKLFELFAELCRKRDAEIQIDKALHGLGKEEFRLVFEYIREWNTKPKLCHVAQCVLFRVFNILPPTEILEVRGIGELLEGLIPYSQRHFSRLERLERSTFLLDYTLMGMSVIEPEMDEKAAAATKAAASVQLKTEDAETATGDEEEHKQNGDELRERVASSSKKRKSSKSKGKGVVAYKKVKGASFGEAPAISSQA
- the LOC127792099 gene encoding protein TORMOZ EMBRYO DEFECTIVE isoform X1 translates to MGVCNMASVSLKKNYRCFKSLQQFYSGGPFAVSSDGSFLVCACNDTIKIVDSSNYSIKATIEGDSEPVTALSLSPGDNFIFSSSHSRQIRVWDVFSLKCLRSWKGHEGPVMAMACHPSGGLLATAGSDSKVLVWDVDGGFCTHFFKGHKGVVNSIIFHPDPTRLMLFSGGDDGTVRVWDLTTKKCTATLDKHFSAVTSITVSEDGWTLLTAGRDKVVNLWDLHDYGCKITVPTYEVLEAVCIVRSASPFASCLDLYKQQLGRKRGSQSIYFITAGDRGVVRIWNSEGAVCLFEQQTADFTINSDEEDSKRGFTAAVMLPLDQGLLCVTADQQFLFYSLTECPEGCLKLTVRKRLVGYNEEIVDMKFLGEDEQFLAVATSVEQVRVYDLDSMSCSYVLGGHTDIVLCLDTCVSNSGTTLIVTGSKDNNVRLWEAESTRCLGVGIGHMGAVGAVAFSKKRRNFFVSGSSDCTLKVWSLDALSDDMEQSMKAKAVVAAHDKDINSLAIAPNDSLVCSGSQDRTASVWRLPDLVSVVVLRGHKRGIWSVEFSPVDQCVITASGDKTIKIWAISDGSCLKTFEGHTSSVFRASFLTRGTQFVSCGADGLMKLWTVKTNECIATYDQHSDKVWALAVGKKTEILATGGSDAVINLWHDSTASDKEEAFHKEEEGVLRGQELENAVSDADYTKAIQIALELRRPHKLFELFAELCRKRDAEIQIDKALHGLGKEEFRLVFEYIREWNTKPKLCHVAQCVLFRVFNILPPTEILEVRGIGELLEGLIPYSQRHFSRLERLERSTFLLDYTLMGMSVIEPEMDEKAAAATKAAASVQLKTEDAETATGDEEEHKQNGDELRERVASSSKKRKSSKSKGKGVVAYKKVKGASFGEAPAISSQA